In Acidobacteriota bacterium, a single genomic region encodes these proteins:
- a CDS encoding zinc ribbon domain-containing protein, with product MARRRRPPSRSTPSSTPDWMMSSGTSTDAAPATFRPWHFFVLAGLAGATVAVVTVRPSGLAPLVLVVLAAWAGAYVGYAIYRMVVPLLTRDFAERVEMVGGRTRAALDREKTLVLRSLKELEFDRAMGKVSDADFHEMGGRLRFRARSLLKQLDVDGASYRDQIERELAERLTGAGDAGTETSGAPATLLVCVHCGASNDLDAKFCKACGAAL from the coding sequence ATGGCAAGGCGGCGCCGGCCCCCGAGCCGATCGACGCCGAGCTCGACGCCCGACTGGATGATGAGCTCCGGAACCTCGACTGACGCCGCGCCGGCGACTTTCCGCCCCTGGCACTTTTTCGTACTGGCCGGCCTGGCCGGCGCGACGGTCGCAGTGGTCACCGTGCGCCCGAGCGGTCTCGCGCCCTTGGTGCTGGTGGTGCTGGCCGCGTGGGCCGGTGCTTACGTCGGCTACGCGATCTATCGCATGGTCGTGCCGCTGCTGACGCGCGACTTCGCCGAGCGCGTCGAGATGGTGGGCGGCCGAACGCGGGCGGCCCTCGACCGCGAGAAGACCCTCGTACTGCGTTCCCTCAAGGAGCTGGAGTTCGACCGGGCGATGGGCAAGGTGTCCGACGCGGACTTCCACGAGATGGGCGGTCGGCTCCGCTTCCGCGCCCGCTCGCTCCTGAAGCAGCTCGACGTGGACGGGGCCAGCTACCGCGACCAGATCGAGCGTGAGCTGGCCGAGCGGTTGACGGGAGCCGGCGACGCGGGGACGGAAACGAGCGGCGCGCCGGCGACCCTTCTGGTGTGCGTCCACTGCGGCGCAAGCAACGACCTCGACGCGAAGTTCTGCAAGGCATGCGGGGCGGCGCTGTAG